One genomic region from Phoenix dactylifera cultivar Barhee BC4 unplaced genomic scaffold, palm_55x_up_171113_PBpolish2nd_filt_p 000261F, whole genome shotgun sequence encodes:
- the LOC103717333 gene encoding uncharacterized protein LOC103717333, giving the protein MACITNSIFPKRNRIPLSMFDWLKGRRAEQRQSQKYHDIDLPFSLSLVAKTHLRGRELKCCYRASVDGFSATDFHSCCDFKGPCVVIGYTTKSFKFGAFNPEGYRSTDDYYDTFDAFLFYWKEAAGAGGADEPIILPKVGGSGAALFDYARGGPQFGADGLLVGPPLAPVMGGFAGPDTNSGIGDLRQAKSRLGLSYAKREDGKESLFGDKSRATLVEVQVFCSPQIASLY; this is encoded by the exons ATGGCTTGCATAACTAATTCTATCTTCCCAAAACGCAACAGGATCCCTCTTAGTATGTTTGATTGGCTGAAGGGCAGGAGAGCAGAGCAGAGACAGTCGCAGAAGTACCATGACATTGATCTTCCATTCTCTCTATCACTAGTAGCTAAGACACACCTTCGAG GTAGGGAGCTGAAATGCTGCTATAGGGCCTCTGTTGATGGCTTCAGTGCAACTGACTTTCACAGCTGTTGTGACTTCAAAGGCCCTTGTGTGGTGATAGGCTACACCACAAAGTCCTTCAAGTTTGGAGCATTCAATCCTGAAGGATACAGGAGCACTGATGATTACTATGACACTTTTGATGCATTCCTATTCTACTGGAAGGAGGCAGCTGGTGCAGGAGGTGCTGATGAGCCTATCATACTTCCCAAGGTCGGTGGCAGCGGCGCGGCGCTCTTCGACTACGCTCGGGGTGGGCCGCAGTTTGGAGCTGATGGCCTCCTCGTCGGCCCCCCGCTTGCGCCGGTGATGGGAGGTTTTGCGGGGCCTGACACCAACTCCGGCATAGGTGACCTTAGGCAGGCCAAGTCTAGGCTGGGACTGTCCTATGCTAAGAGGGAAGATGGCAAGGAATCTCTGTTTGGGGATAAGTCCAGAGCAACTCTGGTGGAAGTGCAGGTCTTTTGTAGCCCCCAGATAGCAAGCTTGTACTGA